In the genome of Calothrix sp. PCC 6303, the window CTAGGCTACTGGTAGCGAAGTTTGCCTGAGTTGATTTGATGATTCCTGAAGAAACGCGATCGCTTACTTCTGATATCCTGTTTTCTATAGATGCAATTAGCGTTTGTTCGGGTGTGAGGGGGACAAATACGGGTGTTGGTGTCTCTGTGGGTATTGGTTCTGGTACTTCCTCTATTGGTTCCTCAGTCGCTTCTACTACTGGTGTCTCTTCAACTATTGGTGGTGATGGTTCGATATCAACAGCAATCGGTGGGGAAACTGTGGGAGTTATAGTTGCTTCTGGGGTAGAAATAGTTGGTGTTACAGGTTCGATTTCTGGTGCCTTAGCAATCTCAGTAGTTTTACCAGTAAATATAGAAGTTGTTCCCCATATTAACACCACGGCTACAAGCACAATTGCTCCACCCAAAGCAGTATCTGATAGTTGGGAAGCTAAACCCACAGGTAACAGCGAACGGATTCCATTGAGAATTCCCCCGCTAACTGTAGCACTAGAATCATCACTACTGGGTTCAGTTTCAAGTTTATCCACCGTCACTTCGAGAACACCAATTGTTCCCCGCAAAAATTGGATAATTGTAGTCTTCCAAAATGGCTGAGGTCTTGGGTAGCGCTTTCGACGCGGATCTGGAGAATTAGGAGGTTGGGAGTTAAGATTGCCTTGTGACATGAAATTTTGACCGAAAAGAACTAATCTCTGAGCGAATTGGAAAACAATAAGGTACTATCTGGGTAGTCTGAAGTTTTTGGTGGACAAAGGTGGATTTATGTTCCAAGAGATTACTGGTCAGATTGCTTATTCTTCCTCATTTGCATATTTAGCTACAACCCTAAGCATTACTAGCATAGCAGGAACAATTGGTTGGCGCTGGTGGAAACAAAAGAAGACATATAAATCACTTCAATCACTCCCTTCTCCTCCCCAACACTGGTTGTTAGGAAATATTCCGCAAATGTTAGCAGCAGTAAAACAGAAGAAATTATTTCGGCTATTTTTTGATTGGAGTCAAGAACTAGGTCCAATGTATGTTATTTGGAATGGCAGCCATCCAACTGTTGTTTTAAGTAAACCCAAAGTTATTGAAGATACCATTGTCAATGGTATGAGAGATGGTAGCCTAATCAGAACTCAGCGATTGCGCCAAGCCTGGAACGATATCATTGGTCCGATTATGATCGGAGAAACCGGGACTGAGTGGCAGTGGCGACGCAAGGCTTGGAACCCAGAATTTAGTTCTAGCAGTCTCTCGAAGTACGCGGAATTTATTAGCCAAGCCTGCGAACAAGTCATTGAGACACTGAAGGAAGCATCTCCACCAAAAGAAGTTCAGGTAGATCCTCTGTTTGTAGAACTAACAATGAGGGTGATTTCTTCTCTAGTGCTGGGTATTCCTGTGGATAAAAATAGCACTAGTAATGAAGGTCCACCCTTGGAAGTGATGAAGATGTACGAAGCGATGTCTGTTGTCGGCTATCGGTTTCTACGACAAGCTACTGGCGAGAAGAGATGGATGAAATATTTGCCAACTAAAAATTCACAAGATTATTGGGCAGCAAGGCGATATTTGGAGGAATTTATAACTCCTCGTGTAGACTTAGCTTTACGGATAAGCCAACAAAATAAAACCGATTTACCACAGGTAAGTTCTTTGTTCCAGGAATCAATGTTAGTTAAAATCGCTGCCAAAGAAGCAAAATACGATCGCCAAACATTAATAGCAGAATCTGTTGAACTCTTAATAGCTGGTACTGACACAACAGCCCATAGTTTATCCTTTGCAGTCGCAGAGTTGAGCTTAAATCCAAGAGTTTTTCAGCAAGCACAGGACATTGTTGATCAAACTTGGAACAACTTTGGCGGTATTAATGCAGAAAGCCTCAAGGAATTGGCTTATATTCGCGCAATTATTAAGGAGACATTGCGTCTTTATTCAGTCGCATCAGGCTCAACTTCGATGCAGACTCAACGTGACACCGTAATTGATGGTAAAGAGATTCCTCGTGGTACAGGAGTATCATGGTCGATGCTTGCTGCTGGAAGAGATCCAGAAGTTTATGCTAATCCAGAGGAATTTTTGCCGGAACGTTGGTTAGATAAGAGCAAAGAAACTAGTCCATTGCCAATGATAGACTTTGGCTCAGGGCTTCATCGTTGTTTGGGAGAGCATCTATCAATGCTGGAGTCAACTACGATGTTAGCATTATTGCTCCGCTACTTCGACTGGGAATTGGTCAACGGTCGTTCTTCTGTGGAACAATTACAACAAAATCTGTTAATTTATCCGTCTGATAAAATGCCAGTGCGCTTTCGGTTGAGAAATTGGGAATAACACCTGATCCTCACAAACATATCCAAATATTCCCCCACTCCCTTTGTTTATTCAGGATCTCAAGTAAAATTATTGCGAGTTAGGATAATATTTTATCTGCCTGACTATATTATTATTGTGATTAACTTCGGCTAAAATTTCTACATTTGGAGACTTGTCAGTAACCCAGCCCTAAAGGGACTGAGCTTGTTTGAGAAATCAAGCAAGCTGTACTGACCAGACCACCTGACAACAGGTAAACGTTATTTGAGTCACGACACCCTGCGGATGCGTAGCTAGTCCCCTGCTCTGTCGCTTGTGATTAAACAGTTCTAAGGTCACTGGAACAGTGTTGCAAGCCTAACAAGCTCTTATAACAGGTCGTTCGCGTAGCGTGTCCCCTTGGGACTTAGCTAACATTACCCCGAAAGGGAGTTAGTTTCCAGGTTCCAATCAAAAATCTGGATTTTAACATCCACGGTGGTTAAAACCACTGCCTTCGGCACGCAAGCTGCGTGTCGCGGCTGGTGAGCCATGTCGAACCATCCCTCTCAGCACTAAAGTGGCTGAGTTTCCCGCATACCGAGTATTTGTATGAATCTAAAACGCCGTAAATTTTTGTCATTAGCTGGGATAGGCGCGTTTGCATCTATATTTTATGCCTATTCAGTAACGGCTAAAAAAAATTTGGAACCGACAAACTCTCGGAGAAAAGATTTATTATTTAGATTTGTTTCCGTTGCTGATACTGGAACTGGTACTAAAGGTCAGTATGCTGTGGCAAATGCTATGGCAAACTACCATACTAAAAATCCTTATGATTTAGTAGTTTTAGCCGGGGATAATATCTATACTAATGGGGAATTTGAAAAAATTAACGAAGTATTTGAACGTCCTTACGGAAAGTTGCTCAAAAAAGGTGTAAAGTTTCGAGCGGCTTTGGGAAATCATGATATTCGCACTGCCAATGGTGATCTTCAGGTGAAGTATGCTGGCTTTAATATGAAAGGTCGTTATTACACCTACAATCGCAATCAAGCCCAATTTTTTGTTCTAGATACTAATAGTAATGCTGATTGGAAAAATCAATTAGTTTGGTTAGAGCAAGAATTAGCTAAGTCTAAAGCACTTTGGAAGATAGTTTATGGACATCATCCCATCTATGCTTCCGGTCAATATGGCAGTAATCCAGACTTTATTCAAATATTTACACCGATGTTTCAAAAATATAATGTCCAACTATATATTAATGGACATGAACACCATTATGAACGAACAGCAGCTATTAATGGAACTACCTATTTAATTTGTGGTGGTGGTGCTGGAACTCGTCCAGTGGGTAAAAATCCTTGGACAGAATACTCAGCCGAAAAGTTGAGCTTTGCTAGCTATGAAATATATCCAGATATAATTGAAATTCAAGGAATTGGTACTGATAATCGAGTTTTTGATCGTGGTGTCATCAAACTAAAATCTGTGTGAGCAAAATCAAAAAAATGACTTAGAAAAAGGAGATAATTACGTAAATTGGGTCGAAAAACAAAGTTGCGATCGCTTGTGTTGATAATCCTAGTATTTATCGCAGTATTTGCGGTGTTACAACTATCTCGCAAACAACCACAGTTAGTCCAGCAAAACAGCAATTACGCAATACATACAAATCAGGGTTTTAACCAGCCGAGCTTTTATCCCCTGAATCAAAAGATCTCGATAAACAATTACAAACCTGTTGGAAACTGGATTGGGAGGTTAATTTTACCAACCCCAGAACAATTACAAGATGGTTTGGATTGGGTATGGATGGAAGTAGAACATGCACCAACAGCAGCAGAAAAATTGTTGGGAAAAACTGTACGTTTGGAATGGCAAAAAAATCAAGATTTGCTGATGCTTGTTCAAGCTGTCACCAAAGATATAAATTTCACTCCTGAAGTTATCAACAGTCAAAAACAAGGCAATATTCACCCATTTAGACTTAATGGTGTTCGTCAAGTAGGTGTTTTACGTTCTTTAGCTGGTGCAAATCCAAATGATGATACGATTGTAGCGCTAAATGACAATACAATAATTGCTAATAGTGAAGATAAATCTATTTTAAAAATAGATAGTGAGCCTATTTTAATAACTGGTAGATTTTACGGTTTAGTCAAAATTATAAAACCAATAAAGCCTAGAATTAAATCAGATGCGAAAGTTCTTTTATTAGCCAAACAAAAACAGTATCATGACTACTTTTTAGTAAAGCATTACAATGCAAGTTCCCAGAACTTTGATGGTGTTGAAGAAACAATTCGCATTCCTCAACAAGTAAGAGATACTCGGAATTTTGCACCTTCAACCACACAACAAATAGAAAAATCATCCGCAGGCAAAGATGGATGGTATATTTACGGTGCAGATGATGTAAATAATATGTTTACAGTTCAAGCGATCGCACCCTATTCCCTGTTCTCAATTAAACCAAATGAAAGGATTATAGGTGAAGAATTAGGACTGAATTATATAAAAAAACTCAACTGGCTAAATACGGAAGTAAATAAAGGTAATTTAAATACAGTATCTATTTCAATAACAAATCAATCAAAATGGCAAGAAGGCGACAAAGCCATCCTACTACACTTATATGGTGGAATTGGTGGAAAAAAAGCCGAACCTCTGGGAGTAGTCGAAACCATCACCGGACATTTTGCCTTTGGCACCGCAGAAGTTATCCGCGACAAATTTACTCAAAAACTACGCTTCGATATCCAATATCATCAAATTTATGCCCATAACCCCGATGGAATTATTGCTGGAACCCATACATGGGCAAACTATATGGGTAATTTACAACGTGGATGGTTATCGACAAGACCAGTATCTGATATATTAATCAAATATGAACCCGTAACCCAAAACTATGATTTTGATGGGGTCAAAATTTCACCATTACAAGAATTTCAGCAACAATTGCAGATTGGGATCGCACGTTATCGTAGTGGTGATGGAACTGGTGGAGCAACAGTATCACCTGCTACTTCATGCGTCCAAGATTCTAACCAAGCATTGTATGTAACGATACTAACTGTCAAAAATAAAATCGCTACAAACCCGCAAATTCAAACATGGTTAAAAGCTAACCCAAAGCATCCGCAAACATTGCGCTTTCAAGAACTAGTTAAATTAAGTCAATCCTTAGAAAGACAATTAACACCCCTAGGAATAGTCCGTGCTGATTGGCAAAGTCAAGCAAGTATATTAGCAGGTACCGGAACAGGAAAAAGCATCAAACCATTTAAAGATGGTAGTATTTGGGCAGGTTTGACAACATGGCGAACAATGATGCCACGACAAGCGCATGATGACCTCGCCAGGATATTCTTAAAACACGGGGCAATCGTACATTTTTTGCGAACAAATCAGGTAGGAGGCTGGCAAACTGATATTACACCCATTGCACCAACAATTTTCTTCGGGAAAATTCAAATACCCTTCACCGATATATCACCGCTGCCAATCATTCTCAACCGTATTTTAGCATCCCTATCAATTCCCACATTCAGCCATTATTTAACGAGTGCGATCGCATTGGCAATCTATAGCCTTATTGCCATTACTTTCGGCTTCAAATCTGGCTTTCTATCCCTTCAAACTTGGTCAGCAAATTGGGTTGATAAAACTTTACTGAGTATACGTTGCTTATTTCTACCCAGCATTGTGGAGGAATTATTCTTCCGGGTTTTACTATTACCCCATCCAAGCGAAACAACAAATTGGTGGGAATGGACATTATGGGCAGCTTTCAGTTTAATATTATTTATTGTTTACCATCCTCTAAACGCTAAATATTTTTATAAAGCTGGATTGCTCACATTTTTTAACCCCGTATTTTTGATTTTAGCTGGATTATTAGGAACTACCTGTACGATTATTTACGGAATAACAGGTTCACTGTGGCTAGTGGTTTTGATTCATTGGATAGTCGTAATAACTTGGTTAGTATTTTTTGGGGGAATTGGCAAACTTGGGATGAAAAATTCATAAATTATCAACCCCCAAAATTTTTCTTCGTAGTCAACAATGCATATCAAACTTATCTTTGTGACTTCAAAAAAAAATTTAAATCAACAATTGTATTATAAGCAGTTACTGTGCTATACTAACTAACATTGACGTTTATGTGTTTTGTTATAAGCAAAAACATGTATGCATCAAAATCCGGCGACATAGCCAAGTGGTAAGGCAGAGGTCTGCAAAACCTCCATCCCCCGGTTCAAATCCGGGTGTCGCCTTTTGTTGTACATTAACTAATTATTTGTCACTGTTAACAGATTAATGTCATCTTTGATCTGGTTATTTTAATTCGGCAAGTACAAATCATGGCTTGATTCTGCCCTGGCAATTTTTAATATATCCAATTTGATTGACGCAGGTAATTTTGCTACATCAGGAGCGAGCTACGTAGTTAAATTGTAAACTATGTAGCTTGTTTTTATGGAGATAAGCTGAAAGATGTATCAGTATAAAAACTGATCCTGAAAGTTACAGATAGCTTTATTTAAGTATAACTACTATTGTTTCAGTTCTCGCTCAAGTAGCATTATTTTACAGGTATGCTTATGGAATATGATGTAGCAAAGCTTTTAGCTGTTATATTTGGTGATTTGTGATGGACAACATTCTAAAAATTGGCGACCAAATACTGACTGCTACAGAAGTAGTGGTTAAATTAGCAGAGTTTCAAATTTTACCAATGTTATGCCGA includes:
- a CDS encoding cytochrome P450; translation: MFQEITGQIAYSSSFAYLATTLSITSIAGTIGWRWWKQKKTYKSLQSLPSPPQHWLLGNIPQMLAAVKQKKLFRLFFDWSQELGPMYVIWNGSHPTVVLSKPKVIEDTIVNGMRDGSLIRTQRLRQAWNDIIGPIMIGETGTEWQWRRKAWNPEFSSSSLSKYAEFISQACEQVIETLKEASPPKEVQVDPLFVELTMRVISSLVLGIPVDKNSTSNEGPPLEVMKMYEAMSVVGYRFLRQATGEKRWMKYLPTKNSQDYWAARRYLEEFITPRVDLALRISQQNKTDLPQVSSLFQESMLVKIAAKEAKYDRQTLIAESVELLIAGTDTTAHSLSFAVAELSLNPRVFQQAQDIVDQTWNNFGGINAESLKELAYIRAIIKETLRLYSVASGSTSMQTQRDTVIDGKEIPRGTGVSWSMLAAGRDPEVYANPEEFLPERWLDKSKETSPLPMIDFGSGLHRCLGEHLSMLESTTMLALLLRYFDWELVNGRSSVEQLQQNLLIYPSDKMPVRFRLRNWE
- a CDS encoding metallophosphoesterase family protein gives rise to the protein MNLKRRKFLSLAGIGAFASIFYAYSVTAKKNLEPTNSRRKDLLFRFVSVADTGTGTKGQYAVANAMANYHTKNPYDLVVLAGDNIYTNGEFEKINEVFERPYGKLLKKGVKFRAALGNHDIRTANGDLQVKYAGFNMKGRYYTYNRNQAQFFVLDTNSNADWKNQLVWLEQELAKSKALWKIVYGHHPIYASGQYGSNPDFIQIFTPMFQKYNVQLYINGHEHHYERTAAINGTTYLICGGGAGTRPVGKNPWTEYSAEKLSFASYEIYPDIIEIQGIGTDNRVFDRGVIKLKSV
- a CDS encoding type II CAAX prenyl endopeptidase Rce1 family protein, translating into MGRKTKLRSLVLIILVFIAVFAVLQLSRKQPQLVQQNSNYAIHTNQGFNQPSFYPLNQKISINNYKPVGNWIGRLILPTPEQLQDGLDWVWMEVEHAPTAAEKLLGKTVRLEWQKNQDLLMLVQAVTKDINFTPEVINSQKQGNIHPFRLNGVRQVGVLRSLAGANPNDDTIVALNDNTIIANSEDKSILKIDSEPILITGRFYGLVKIIKPIKPRIKSDAKVLLLAKQKQYHDYFLVKHYNASSQNFDGVEETIRIPQQVRDTRNFAPSTTQQIEKSSAGKDGWYIYGADDVNNMFTVQAIAPYSLFSIKPNERIIGEELGLNYIKKLNWLNTEVNKGNLNTVSISITNQSKWQEGDKAILLHLYGGIGGKKAEPLGVVETITGHFAFGTAEVIRDKFTQKLRFDIQYHQIYAHNPDGIIAGTHTWANYMGNLQRGWLSTRPVSDILIKYEPVTQNYDFDGVKISPLQEFQQQLQIGIARYRSGDGTGGATVSPATSCVQDSNQALYVTILTVKNKIATNPQIQTWLKANPKHPQTLRFQELVKLSQSLERQLTPLGIVRADWQSQASILAGTGTGKSIKPFKDGSIWAGLTTWRTMMPRQAHDDLARIFLKHGAIVHFLRTNQVGGWQTDITPIAPTIFFGKIQIPFTDISPLPIILNRILASLSIPTFSHYLTSAIALAIYSLIAITFGFKSGFLSLQTWSANWVDKTLLSIRCLFLPSIVEELFFRVLLLPHPSETTNWWEWTLWAAFSLILFIVYHPLNAKYFYKAGLLTFFNPVFLILAGLLGTTCTIIYGITGSLWLVVLIHWIVVITWLVFFGGIGKLGMKNS